The Alkalihalophilus pseudofirmus nucleotide sequence CTGATGATAAAATTGCTTAAAAGGAGCTGTAGCCCCGATCAAAGCAATTTTCACCCCATTTTTCGTTTGGTGAATGGCATAGGGCTTTGTCCAGCGCGGCCGCTTGCCTTCAGCAGTAAATAAATTGCTGATTAACACCTTAAATTGTGCATTCGTGTATAAAGAATCAAGCTCGTCATGTGAAAACGTGATCCCTTCATTATTACCGATGGTTGCATACTCGACCCCTGCCTCATTTAAAAGAGATACATTCCCAGCACCGCTTGTCGCTTCTGTAATTGGATGACTTCTATCTGCATGGTCGCCCAAATCGACATATAAACTGTTAGGATCCTTATGCTGCTTTATGTAGGCAACAAGTTTCGCCCATGTATCAAAACCGCTATGAATATCATTTGTATGATAAATCGTAATTCTCTCTACTGACATCGTTTCCTCCTCCCTATGCTCCTGTAACCCCTTGGTAAATCAATCGTATAGCGGCAATGATTAAAAAGATACGAAACGCTATTAACAACGCATTACTGGATAATCGTTTATTAATTGCAGCCCCAGCTATTCCCCCAAGATACGCTCCAGGAATTAACGCAAGAGCATACAGCCAGTTCACATTACCAAGTACAATATGTGAAACCGAGCTTGTTATCGCTGAGAGCAAAATCATAAACATCGACGTAGCCACTGCCATATGAGGCGGAAAATGAAATAACATAATCATTGCCGGCACCATTAACGAACCGCCGCCAATACCGAAAAGGCCCGATAACATACCAACAACAAACGAAATCGAGATCGCAACAGCCGGCCGGTAACCATATTCAAATGACTCACCAAGATCGTTTACATATGTACGCTTAACCCCTTTTTCAGATAACGGGATCGGCTTTAAATATGGCCTTATGATTAATACAATCGCCACCACAATCATAAATAAGCCAAAATAAATTAAAAATGGCTCCACTTCAAGGTAACGGTTTAACCACACCCCAACAAGTGCACCCGGTCCGCTTCCAAGAAAAAAGAGCAGGCCGCTCTTATAATCAACTTTCTTCTGTTTAATATACGCAAGAGTTGATGATAAGCCTGTAAAAATCATGATTAACAGCGAGGTTCCAACCGCTACTTGCGGTGTGACTCCTGCTAATATACCGACTGTGGAACTTAATAATAATAAGGCCGGCACGACAATAATTCCCCCGCCAAGCCCGAGTAAGCTTCCAAATGTGCCTGCAACCAGCCCAACAATAAC carries:
- a CDS encoding sulfite exporter TauE/SafE family protein — protein: MEWILLVIVGLVAGTFGSLLGLGGGIIVVPALLLLSSTVGILAGVTPQVAVGTSLLIMIFTGLSSTLAYIKQKKVDYKSGLLFFLGSGPGALVGVWLNRYLEVEPFLIYFGLFMIVVAIVLIIRPYLKPIPLSEKGVKRTYVNDLGESFEYGYRPAVAISISFVVGMLSGLFGIGGGSLMVPAMIMLFHFPPHMAVATSMFMILLSAITSSVSHIVLGNVNWLYALALIPGAYLGGIAGAAINKRLSSNALLIAFRIFLIIAAIRLIYQGVTGA